Below is a window of Colletes latitarsis isolate SP2378_abdomen chromosome 5, iyColLati1, whole genome shotgun sequence DNA.
GTCAACGCCGCCGCGCGTCCGAGTAAATATCAATAACCGTACAATATTTACGCGACACTTTATATACTCGTAAAgtaaactaataattgtttaaagcATGACGGACTGTGCGGCAGTTGCGAGGGAAGACGGTAACTGTTATAAATACACTGCGTTTCGCTACGCTTTCTTTCATGGCAGCGGATTTTACATCGTGGGATTTAATTTAGGGGTGTAGCTTTATGTGTCGCCTGGGTAGTCGAACGAATCACTTGCACAGATTGCACCGTGAAAGTTTTCTTCACATAGTAAATAGATAAACTCTTCTCCCACAAGTTTCAATTTGTTCGCTGAGAATAGTTTTGTCTCGCGAAAATTCGTCAGAAATGTTTAGACACCACTGTAACGACTgaaaataaaagcaattttcaagaattttttggaggtgactttgaaaaattttctgataaatgtttgaTGTTTTTGAAAGTATGTCTTGAACTGTTTCTTGTCAAAATTCTgtataaaaatatcaattattATAGACTTAAGAACCGACGTGAGAGGTCGCCAAAAATTTATTGGAAACGTGTAATTTATCACTGAAAATTTTAAAacaagaaatcatgcaatttccttaaactataagacagtagcttcagttgcacaaagaaatttataaaaataataattattataaaatagtgGAACTTTGAAGAAAAGATCTAAAAAATCTGTGAAAAAGTCGACATTTCTTTTCACACCATATAAAAACTAATTATTCGATCAAAAATTTCGTATGTGTATCTGAAGAAAGTAGTATTAGAAACTACCatacaaaattttaagaaaatcgGATGAAAATTGACTGAGTTATTGAGCCGCCCAATCTGAAAAAGTTGGTTATTGAAAATTTTTGGAGGCCTCTCACTCTAGTCCCTATTATGActacaataattaataatttcacaCAAAATTTTTGCAAGAAGTAGTTTAAGAAATGTACTTTCAAAAGCGCTAAACATTTAGTAGAAAAAGTTTTCAAAGTCAgccccaaaaaattcttgaaaattgcctttattttcagccctcgcagtggtttcaccccttaagaaACGCTGCTCCAAAGGAACACAGAGTATCGTAAGAATTATGCGTCTCCAAAGGGTACATATCCTGCAATAGCAGCCCCTTCAAAGGCCAAGCTTGTTTTCATTCCCGTTTCGGCCAAGAAACGCGAAGCTCGAAGAGGGATGCTTGTCTGATAAACGACTTGCCAGATCCAGGTGACACCCCAGTCTCGGTTTCCGCGCCCCTTACAGCCATACCTGGGCGATGTACAGCTTGAATTCTCCGGAGCTGGTAACGCCTGCCCCGTCACATTGTTCCAGGCCGTTTCTTGTTTCCATCCGGAGGAAGAAGACGGCGGAAACGATGGACGTCGATCGGATTCTGGGGCTCCGGGCGCCGTTGTCGAttcgaaattgaaattttagGTCGAGCTCTCGAGTCTCGGGCAGCTTACAGGGCGTGGTTATTCCTATACACGTCCCCGTTTTCAACCCCCCTATTTTATTTCGACGATTCGATATTGGAAACGATCCGTGGCCACGGCGGTTTTTGGGGGGAGGGAGGCCGTATCGAGAGGTTTCCAAGCGGCCAGTGTCTCTCTGTTCCCTTGTCGAcgcacgaaacgttcgacagaaACGACTATAATAGGGATAAACGGTATAATTTCTTCCCTTTtccgaaatttaatattttcctcCTAACAGAAATAcaattaaacgaaataattgttACTTGGGTTTCCGATCTTCCAACTAGTAAAACGtttgtttttgaatttaatgtcACTAAATTAATCATCTTGAACCAAACCCCTTCACTTTAAAAAGTTGCTACTCAAAATAACTATTTTTTTGATTCTGctttctattattattatcaaaatCGTAGAACATCCCCTATAATAGGTTCTTTAATTTAACACCCCCGTTGGAGCAAACGTCAACAAACAGTCTCAATGATTTTGTCTCTCTGTTCCCTTGTCGAcgcacgaaacgttcgacagaaACGACTATAACAGGGATAAACGGTATAATTTCTTCCCTTTtccgaattttaatattttgctcGTAACAGAAGTAACTATTTTTTTGATTCTGctttctattattattatcaaaatCGTAGAACATCCTCTATAATAGGTTCTTGAATTTAACACACTCCAGTCGGAGCAAACGTCATCAAATAGCCCCAATGATTTTGTAATCGATCTCGAAATCGATTGTAATTGTTACCTCGCGAACTTTGGGGCGAACGGATAGCAACTATTAACCGAAAGTTTGGGGTTCCAGTGCAGGGTGAATTTCAAGATCACTTTGTTCCCGGAGACGACGATCTTCGCCCAGGCTGCGGGTTTCAAGATGGCGTTCGAGCTGCCGGCGGGGGCCGTTCGTACGACCAGGTCCATCGTGGACGTTCACGAAGCTGCGGAGCTCGTGTACGAAAGGTAATAAATAGTTTAATAGACCGTGAATAATGCAGGGGATGGGCAGCGGGCTGTGGCCGCCGACATGGAAGCCGCGGTGCCTGGGAAATTGCCGTGAACCGCTGGCGATCCCAACCGATGCAGAAAGTGGTCGGTCGAAAAAGCCGTCGGATGGATTTCTGGCCGCCCGGCAGACGGTTTCCGGCGTCGACTACCGATCGGCCAATGGTGCAGCACCGGTGGCTTCCGCAGTCTAGCCTCCGATTTCTTTCTCTTTCCCTTATTTCCAACCCCTCCTCGCCAATCCTACGTTTCACCAACGCCAGATGCACATCCGATGGGCTTCCCTTGGGATTGATCTCAATTTGAAATCAAAACATACCCTGGCACGAGCTTGGTGCAACGTCTTATTTAAATTTGACAGATATCCAATTCCAAATTATGATATTTCTTCTTCGATCTTCTATTCTATCGTTCGAGTTTCGTAAACGATATTCGTTTATTATACGGGGTAAAACCCCACTTGTATACGAGAGATATAATGATATTTTCACACTTAATGCAGAGAACAGTAATATTTTTTCTTCGATCTTCTATTCTATCGTTCGAGTTTCGTAAATGATACTTATTTACTTTACGGGGTAAAAACCCACTTGTATACGAGAGATATAATGATATTTTTGCACTTGAGGCAGAGAACAGTAATTACagataaacaataataatatagaaATCGTATTGATACCGAGACTCGTAAGGTCAGTtaccctaatatggaatacttttttttatacagctgtttcacttgcttgcagaatttttataaaaacttaaatattatgaatttatagATATGCTCTTTTCACtggtaataataaaattttaaatgtaaTAATGGTTTAagaaatgtttactttttttactgAGTTCCTTATTTTCCATATTAGGTTCATAGTGCTTTTAAAATGAAATACTATATGTGCCTAATATGGAATAGCATAATACATCGAATTTACACTTTTAGAGAAAGAAAGTATGATACAAGGAAATAAGTAGCAAAAACTCAGACTGCGACATTTTCTTCAATATTCTTTTGCACGCTAGTTGCAACAAATGGCAATCGTAATCGAATCAAAATCACGATTCTTTAACATTACGGTGTTCCAAATTAGAACGTGTTCCACATTAGGGCACcctaattaattataaattgtaaacCTGATTTTTGAATGAAAGAGCAAAAGATTCAAACCTTGTGTATTCATTAGATTAAAGGGAACTACCGTGATCGAGACAATTTTTGGAATAGTTTTATTCGCAGAAGAACACGTTAAAACAGCAACGGAAAGTTTTCACATTTATTGTCATGTTTGCAATACGTATGTATCTGTATTTGTTCAATAATAGCAAAGTAAAAAATCGAAGCAATAAAATTAAAGCTAAGGGCTGGGTACGCGTCAAAAAATGGAGCTTGTATACGTcgaaacaattaaaattttaattttaatttttgaagaTCTAAATGAAAAGGAATTAAAATATGAAGGCTTTCTGTGCTTCGCGAATTCAGCAACGTGAATAATGGCACGAATCACTAAACATCAAGTGCTTTCCTTGCGATTCCTTCTCGTATACAAGGCATAAACGTAAGGATATAAATTACTAAAGAAAagcaaggaaaaagaaaaagatatcCTCCAAAGGAGATTTCCTTGATCTCTTTGCGCGAAATGATGCTGCAGAACCCTCCTTTTCGTCGATCTTTGTGCTTTCGAAAGGCATTCCAAATGCAGGAACTACGTAGAATGCATGTAACCTGCGAACTTTTCATCATGGATTTTCGCTTTGCCAGACCTCGAGGCGATtcttaaattttcttttaaccaCCGTACACGTATACAATTAACTTAAATTCTTACATTTATTCTTTACAGACACGAAATCAATTGGGAAATGCGTCTCTTTtaaattacatgcgttatcataggGGATATGAAACATTGAgaaaagttcatataaacatattaaacTTCATTTAAACTAATATCCTATTCACCAACAACATACGCTTCTATTATCGTGACCGTTATTTTTTCTCACACACAAACACAAAGTCTACACCGTGTTCTATGGATTCGGAGCAAAATCTGAATATCGTATTTAACAATAAATTTCATTTGGATGAACTCTATTGAAAAACGTTTCAGCCATGGATTCGATGGTAGATCCTGTTTAATAAAGAACTTATGCCAAGCCATGCAGTACACGAGCCAGAGGGACGGAGTCATGGCGAAGATATTAAGGATACTAGTCGGGTGAGCAGCACggatattaatattaatcgcacgagCGTCTCGTTAACCATCGCTAATTTCAGATCGTACGCGAATAATAACAGCACGTCCGAGGACCCGCTTTACTGCGACGATCACGCCAGGAATTGCCCTCTCCAGTTAATCGGAATTGATAGTCTCATAGACTAGTAAACCAAAGAAACCTTAACGACATGGAATCAAAGTGAACCAACATGCCTGTTTCTTCGAACGAAGATacacaaattaatttaaatgtacATACGTAAAGAGATATTAACGATAGATTTACGGAAATTGTCATTTTGGCAGGCTTCAGATATCGAAgaacttataaatattatttgttagcaatttatgttgacttTGACTAATTCAACGACACGAATACATGtctcaattaaaataaaaaacttgtATTTTAATGTAACCACCACGATTTGAATTGTCATTTTGGCAGATATGTAAATatcatttgttagcaatttatgttgaatttgaataATTCAACGACACGAATACATGtctcaattaaaataaaaaacttgtATTTTAATGTAACCACCACGATTTGAATTGTCATTTTGGCAgatatgtaaatattatttgttagcaatttatgttaaatTTGACTAATTCAACGACACGAATATACGtcctaattaaaataaaaaccccgtattttaatgtaaccaTGACGATGGACAGTAAAATATTTCACAATTAATTATAAGTaaatcgaacgaaacatgtgtcatttgttaaaattacaataaaacaAGTTGCAGATATCTTCTGAATAAATGTATCATTTCGCCCATTATCACGAAACTCATTATCCTCTTTTCTCATGCTGGAAAACGTATTTTAATATATTGCAAATCCTGGTAAACTTTACATCCGTGAAACCGGAAATTGGCCGTCGGGCAAAAATCTGTTTAATAT
It encodes the following:
- the LOC143342132 gene encoding uncharacterized protein LOC143342132: MRLLFWSLLCLGLVTAGKLVTAARATRSLAFRKGSSFFCRVNFKITLFPETTIFAQAAGFKMAFELPAGAVRTTRSIVDVHEAAELVYESHGFDGRSCLIKNLCQAMQYTSQRDGVMAKILRILVGSYANNNSTSEDPLYCDDHARNCPLQLIGIDSLID